A section of the Xiphias gladius isolate SHS-SW01 ecotype Sanya breed wild chromosome 10, ASM1685928v1, whole genome shotgun sequence genome encodes:
- the osr1 gene encoding protein odd-skipped-related 1 produces MGSKTLPAPVPLHPSLQLANYSFLQSSTGLQLPADHFHSIYSFSALHAIHLHQWTLGYPPLALPRCTISKLPAQFSSMASIPIFPHLLQPKQGSPGLLQSSKNKPRFDFANLAAAATQDDHLKAEDLSMTGAAVAAQASSHHSPSVGLGCLLDVTKISSPERKSSRGRLPSKTKKEFVCKFCGRHFTKSYNLLIHERTHTDERPYTCDICHKAFRRQDHLRDHRYIHSKEKPFKCQECGKGFCQSRTLAVHKTLHMQVKELKPAKIK; encoded by the exons ATGGGCAGCAAGACTCTGCCAGCACCAGTCCCTCTTCACCCGTCCCTCCAGCTGGCCAACTACTCCTTCCTCCAGAGCTCCACAGGCCTCCAGCTGCCAGCAGATCATTTTCATAGCATCTACAGCTTCAGCGCCCTACATGCCATCCATCTTCATCAGTGGACCCTCGGCTACCCGCCTTTGGCTCTGCCTCGCTGCACCATTTCAAAGCTGCCTGCCCAGTTCTCCTCCATGGCCTCCATCCCCATATTCCCTCACCTATTGCAGCCCAAGCAGGGCTCACCAGGGCTCCTGCAGAGCTCCAAGAACAAGCCCCGCTTTGACTTTGCCAAcctggcagcagcagccaccCAGGACGATCATCTGAAGGCAGAGGATCTGAGCATGACAGGTGCTGCTGTAGCAGCACAGGCTTCATCTCACCACTCACCCTCAGTTGGCTTGGGATGCCTCCTGGATGTGACCAAAATCTCCTCACCAGAACGCAAGTCCAGCCGAGGCCGACTGCCCTCCAAGACCAAGAAAGAGTTTGTCTGCAAGTTCTGTGGCCGCCATTTTACCAAATCCTACAACCTTTTGATCCACGAGAGGACACACACGGATGAGAGGCCATATACCTGTGATATATGCCACAAGGCCTTCAGAAGACAGGACCATCTCCGGGACCACAG GTACATTCATTCCAAAGAAAAGCCCTTCAAATGTCAGGAGTGTGGGAAGGGCTTCTGTCAGTCCAGGACTCTGGCTGTCCACAAAACATTACACATGCAGGTCAAGGAATTGAAGCCAGCCAAGATCAAGTGA